In Rhinoderma darwinii isolate aRhiDar2 chromosome 9, aRhiDar2.hap1, whole genome shotgun sequence, the following are encoded in one genomic region:
- the TMEM258 gene encoding dolichyl-diphosphooligosaccharide--protein glycosyltransferase subunit TMEM258 isoform X1, protein MRLCAVYEIHSLLRHKEPLHPAAPPTVYELEAMSRYTSPVNPAVFPHLTVVLLAIGMFFTAWFFVYEVTSTKYTRDVYKELLISLVASLFMGFGVLFLLLWVGIYV, encoded by the exons atgcggctatgcGCGGTATATGAGATCCACAGTTTGCTCCGGCATAAAGAACCTCTACACCCAGCGGCGCCGCCGACTGTTTAT gaGCTGGAAGCAATGAGCAGATATACAAGCCCGGTCAATCCGGCAGTGTTTCCACATCTCACAGTTGTGCTCCTGGCAATTGGCATGTTTTTCACTGCTTGGTTCTTCGT CTATGAGGTGACATCCACCAAATACACAAGGGACGTATACAAGGAGCTCCTTATTTCACTGGTAGCCTCGCTCTTCATGGGATTCGGTGTTTTGTTTCTCCTCTTGTGGGTCGGGATCTATGTGTGA
- the FEN1 gene encoding flap endonuclease 1, whose translation MGIQGLAKLIADVAPGAIKENDIKSYFGRKVAVDASMCIYQFLIAVRQDGNMLQNEEGETTSHLMGMFYRTIRMVEHGIKPVYVFDGKPPEMKSGELAKRSERRAEAEKLLEAAQEAGEVENIEKFNKRLVKVTKQHNEECKKLLALMGIPYVNAPCEAEATCAALVKAGKVYAAATEDMDALTFGTPLLLRHLTASEAKKLPIQEFHLSRALQDIGITQEQFIDLCILLGSDYCETIRGIGPKRAIELIRQHKSIEEIVDNIDLKKYPVPENWLHKEARQLFLEPEVVDMDDVELKWIDPDEECLVAFMCGEKQFSEDRIRNGAKKLAKNRHGSTQGRLDDFFKVTGSVSSSKRKETNAKGSAKKKAKTASTPSGKFKRGKR comes from the coding sequence ATGGGAATTCAAGGCCTAGCTAAACTTATTGCTGACGTGGCACCTGGAGCCATAAAAGAGAATGACATAAAGAGTTACTTTGGGCGTAAGGTGGCAGTAGACGCTTCTATGTGCATTTATCAGTTCCTTATAGCTGTGCGGCAGGATGGTAACATGCTTCAGAATGAGGAAGGTGAAACCACCAGTCACTTGATGGGTATGTTCTATCGTACAATACGTATGGTGGAGCACGGCATCAAGCCCGTTTATGTGTTTGATGGGAAGCCACCAGAGATGAAGTCAGGGGAACTGGCCAAGCGTAGTGAGAGGAGGGCAGAAGCAGAGAAACTGCTGGAGGCAGCCCAAGAAGCAGGTGAAGTGGAGAACATTGAGAAATTCAATAAGAGGCTTGTGAAGGTGACAAAACAACACAATGAAGAGTGCAAAAAACTGCTTGCATTAATGGGCATCCCCTATGTCAATGCACCTTGTGAGGCTGAGGCCACGTGTGCGGCTTTGGTGAAAGCTGGGAAAGTGTATGCTGCAGCCACTGAAGATATGGATGCGTTAACCTTTGGTACTCCTCTGCTGCTGCGTCACCTCACTGCTAGTGAGGCCAAAAAGCTGCCAATCCAGGAGTTTCATCTTAGCCGGGCTCTGCAGGACATAGGTATCACACAAGAACAGTTTATTGACCTCTGTATACTGCTGGGCAGTGATTACTGCGAGACCATTCGTGGTATTGGTCCAAAGAGGGCTATCGAATTGATCCGGCAGCATAAAAGCATAGAAGAGATAGTGGATAACATTGACCTTAAGAAATACCCTGTGCCTGAAAACTGGCTGCACAAAGAAGCTCGCCAGCTCTTCTTAGAGCCTGAGGTGGTTGACATGGACGATGTTGAACTCAAGTGGATTGATCCTGATGAGGAATGTTTGGTGGCCTTTATGTGTGGAGAAAAGCAATTCAGTGAAGACCGTATACGTAATGGAGCCAAGAAGCTGGCCAAGAACCGTCATGGCAGTACACAAGGCCGACTAGATGACTTTTTCAAGGTAaccggatctgtcagctcttccaaaaggaaggaaactaATGCTAAAGGATCAGCCAAGAAAAAGGCAAAAACCGCAAGCACCCCATCCGGGAAGTTTAAGAGGGGCAAGAGATAA
- the TMEM258 gene encoding dolichyl-diphosphooligosaccharide--protein glycosyltransferase subunit TMEM258 isoform X2: MELEAMSRYTSPVNPAVFPHLTVVLLAIGMFFTAWFFVYEVTSTKYTRDVYKELLISLVASLFMGFGVLFLLLWVGIYV; the protein is encoded by the exons ATG gaGCTGGAAGCAATGAGCAGATATACAAGCCCGGTCAATCCGGCAGTGTTTCCACATCTCACAGTTGTGCTCCTGGCAATTGGCATGTTTTTCACTGCTTGGTTCTTCGT CTATGAGGTGACATCCACCAAATACACAAGGGACGTATACAAGGAGCTCCTTATTTCACTGGTAGCCTCGCTCTTCATGGGATTCGGTGTTTTGTTTCTCCTCTTGTGGGTCGGGATCTATGTGTGA